One segment of Toxoplasma gondii ME49 chromosome VI, whole genome shotgun sequence DNA contains the following:
- a CDS encoding hypothetical protein (encoded by transcript TGME49_239400), whose translation MAIVNTPSDPPTYAVGIVPSTFVYGSPALFSSSPSSSSSCSSSSSSTSTPMSQGVLTAPRLSGVSDGARKLSPVSYLHRGSPSPVSLAVSSESATMATECGSSPAALHADERGAVAKTPVRDAGGAASVPSGSASLKGGDMSPPLRGTFGLTTSSASASREAAQFLCVAATPHGSSLRVGRQRENGEALRTAGGVGEQPSPPSSFSASLLQTRTLETVPLASVEEAAEPVLQRADETLASRSSHVVFQRRVLSAQQVPLRCLDGNAFCAWVGATRSSRSREVVSPAGRATAQAAVSSRRTLPSAPAVVQVLPTPQTQRLALAAANAVSGDGTRRQAASRPARPQPGLATSSAYIRATTCPAVDRREDDASPRAGGPRLGTSVGSESSRVCQESRRRQQASREACGGDAKGPVVELRTGGHPKTTRRLHVEKEEDIAAKLKEHVVTNVPGRVAVWVRQGWHSALPPVATSATTAIARQMWAQRQAPSYVVTYVLRYLPEEALHTVVIDNRQFILASTARPSKQNVPRQQHLSPARFTPHLSGAHAPRHLNCLSSSGRLPACRPASPVPRRESPAPPSLPTRAETVGSGAPEGRQRSPQVPVSGLGSAAGLVFYQPEKTPRPWGVGYWRPLVSCCFENTATPRFTSLAVPPPAPQPGARSHLAVSLSRAVAGPDWETREEKAPLQRQELREAKIENGKAEETSAVSVDHAEGARPSAAGQKVPVRRCVSVGVNTSPHGGSLLFGPESQRRRSSDTFCPTHLFEPSSGRSTEWEPPFLDSRLMTPECASARGMLPHIVEYFFLDARAAARRGGSDKETHTRVPEAEARASGDRRSCRVSLGLGASADGDVASRGSSLSSLSHRGESRESEGDLSDRLREPVSGTPRSGRRGLYRSLSHTAAFVECRRATCEIYALEDEVQSDGASPALEGAARHRAAPGGPRRARGASFLPHAESLPEAALHPTLPPKDNAMAEWLLMSGASLAGLDLRHLGCAPRTLSDDARGDLHRETKGNSQDAQERLAEEARAADAEKTPEGREARGERTRVPKARKSVPPSPPPSARLFAAQSEGARRNLAASLVRRVSSEGSHQGVREQGDCSGRVASEAQEPEETESPRQGTTRVKELAKKWDRGASRQVSRRSSSSIPSPRHRGHERFGSVSPDYDDGVAVYARFGSVAERYLQNLKRPSSVSSAEESLSIAAFPGFARRVPEPPRGEGLWRDASGQGRLHGAESGGGGNGVSALASWEKMCEKEAAEPHKEASEAGARH comes from the exons ATGGCGATTGTCAACACCCCGAGCGACCCGCCAACATATGCTGTTGGCATCGTTCCAAGCACCTTCGTATACGGTTCTCCAGCtttgttctcctcttctccctcttcttcttcttcctgttcttcctcttcgtcgtctacGTCTACTCCTATGTCGCAGGGAGTCCTGACTGCGCCGCGTCTGTCGGGCGTCTCTGACGGAGCGAGAAAACTGTCGCCAGTGTCTTATCTCCACAGGggctcgccttcgcctgtgAGCCTGGCAGTGAGTAGTGAGTCGGCAACGATGGCGACGGAGTGCGGTTCTTCTCCCGCCGCTCTTcatgcagacgagagaggcgccgtCGCGAAGACGCCCGTTCGGGACGCAGGGGGAGCGGCCTCTGTTCCGTCTGGCTCTGCGAGCTTGAAGGGGGGAGACATGTCACCGCCTCTCAGAGGCACCTTCGGTCTCACCAcgtcgtctgcgtcggcCTCTCGAGAGGCTGCACAGTTCCTGTGTGTGGCGGCAACTCCCCATGGCTCTAGCCTTCGTGTCGGCcggcagagggagaacggGGAAGCGCTTCGGACCGCAGGAGGCGTCGGAGAACAgccgtctccgccttcttctttctcggcgtctctgctgcaaaCAAGGACACTGGAGACAGTTCCGCTGGCCTCTGTcgaggaggcggcagagcCGGTGCTCCAGCGCGCTGACGAAACTCTTGCGAGTCGTTCCTCGCATGTCGTCTTCCAGCGTCGAGTCCTGTCCGCTCAGCAAGTTCCCTTGCGATGCCTCGATGGCAACGCCTTCTGTGCGTGGGTGGGCGCCACCCGAAGCTCCCGAAGCCGCGAGGTCGTCAGTCCAGCTGGGCGGGCAACGGCTCAGGCCGCGGTTTCGAGCCGACGCACCTTGCCCTCTGCTCCGGCCGTGGTCCAAGTTCTCCCCACACCCCAGACTCAGCGCCTTGCTCTCGCCGCCGCCAACGCAGTCAGCGGAGACGGAACAAGACGCCAAGCTGCCTCGCGACCCGCCAGGCCACAGCCCGGACTCGCGACGTcctcggcttatattcgggcAACCACGTGTCCCGCGGTGGACCGCCGGGAAGACGACGCGTCCCCACGTGCGGGAGGGCCGAGGTTGGGGACGTCAGTGGGGAGCGAAAGCTCTCGAGTCTGCCAGGAGtcgcggaggagacagcaagcgAGTCGTGAGGCAtgcggaggagacgcgaagggACCAGTCGTGGAGTTGAGGACAGGCGGGCACCCCAAGACAACGAGGAGGTTGCATgtcgaaaaagaggaagacatcGCCGCCAAACTCAAGGAACATGTGGTTACGAACGTCCCGGGGCGCGTGGCGGTGTGGGTGCGCCAA GGATGGCACTCTGCGCTTCCACCAGTCGCGACATCCGCGACGACGGCCATTGCAAGGCAGATGTGGGCGCAACGCCAGGCACCTTCGTACGTGGTCACCTACGTCCTTCG TTATCTGCCTGAGGAGGCGCTGCACACCGTGGTAATCGACAACCGTCAGTTCATCCTGGCGTCGACAGCGCGGCCATCGAAGCAGAACGTTCCGCGTCAGCAGCATCTAAGCCCCGCACGATTCACCCCGCATCTCTCTGGAGCTCATGCGCCGCGCCACCTcaactgtctctcttcgtcgggGCGCCTCCCCGCTTGTCGCCCTGCATCTCCTGTCCCTCGGCGGGAGTCTCCCGCGCCCCCCAGTCTCCCCACCCGCGCCGAGACAGTCGGGTCTGGGGCTCCAGAGGGACGCCAGCGGTCGCCTCAGGTGCCTGTCTCCGGTCTCGGCAGTGCAGCTGGCTTAGTGTTCTACCAGCCGGAGAAGACACCGAGGCCGTGGGGTGTGGGGTACTGGAGGCCGctcgtctcctgctgctttGAAAACACCGCGACGCCTCGCTTCACATCTCTCGCAGTGCCGCCCCCGGCTCCACAGCCTGGCGCGCGCTCTCATTTGgcggtctctctgtctcgtgcGGTTGCTGGTCCGGATTGGGAGActcgcgaggagaaggcgcctTTGCAGAGGCAGGAGttgagagaagcgaaaatcGAGAatggaaaagcagaggagaccTCGGCCGTGAGCGTCGACCACGCAGAAGGCGCGCGGCCCTCCGCAGCTGGCCAGAAGGTCCCTGTGAggcgctgcgtctctgtcggaGTCAATACGAGTCCGCATGGAGGATCTCTTCTTTTCGGTCCCGAGTCCcaacgacgcagaagcagtgATACCTTCTGCCCAACGCATCTGTTTGAg ccTTCGTCCGGTCGCAGCACTGAGTGGGAACCTCCGTTCCTGGACTCGCGTCTGATGACGCCCGAGTGTGCGTCTGCTCGGGGTATGCTTCCTCACATCGTCGAGTATTTTTTCTTGGATGCGCGCGCGGCGGCGCGCCGGGGTGGCAGCGACAAGGAAACGCACACCAGAGTGCCCGAGGCTGAAGCGCGCGCCAGTGGAGACCGCAGGAGCTGCAGGGTCTCTCTGGGCCTCGGGGCCTCCGCAGATGGGGACGTCGCGTCTCGGGGATCCTccctgtcgtctctgtcgcatcGCGGGGAGTcgagggagagcgagggagaccTTTCTGACCGACTGCGGGAGCCGGTCTCTGGGACGCCACGGTCTGGGCGACGGGGTCTTTACAGAAGTCTCAGCCACACAGCGGCGTTTGTCGAGTGCCGACGCGCAACCTGCGAAATCTACGCCTTGGAAGACGAGGTGCAGAGCGACGGAGCGAGTCCCGCTCTCGAGGGCGCCGCGCGCCACCGCGCCGCGCCCGGGGGACCGCGTCGAGCTCGAGGCGCGTCCTTCCTCCCTCATGCGGAGTCACTCCCCGAGGCCGCTCTCCACCCCACCCTGCCCCCGAAAGACAACGCCATGGCCGAATGGCTGCTAATGAGTGGCGCCTCACTCGCCGGCCTCGACCTACGACATTTGGGCTGCGCCCCCAGAACTCTGTCGGACGACGCGCGAGGCGACttgcacagagagacgaaaggcaaTTCGCAGGACGCTCAGGAGCGTTTggccgaggaggcgagggccgcggacgcggagaagacgccagAGGGGCGGGaggcgaggggagagaggactCGAGTGccaaaggcgagaaagagtgtgccgccgtctccgcctccGTCGGCGCGACTCTTCGCCGCTCAGAGCGAAGGGGCGAGGAGAAACTTGGCTGCCTCCTTGGTTAGGCGAGTGTCGAGCGAAGGCAGCCACCAAGGCGTAAGGGAGCAGGGGGACTGTTCCGGACGAGTCGCCAGCGAAGCGCAAGAAcccgaagagacagagagcccTCGGCAGGGCACCACACGCGTCAAAGAACTCGCGAAAAAATGGGACAGAGGCGCCAGCAGGCAGGTCAGCAGACGGTCCAGCTCGAGCATTCCGTCGCCGCGACACCGAG GTCACGAGCGATTTGGATCTGTCTCACCAGACTACGACGACGGA GTGGCAGTGTATGCGCGTTTTGGAAGTGTCGCAGAGCGTTATTTGCAGAATTTGAAGAGGCCTTCGTCGGTGTCCTCTGCAGAGGAGTCTCTTTCGATTGCGGCTTTTCCGGGATTTGCTCGCCGAGTGCCCGAGCCGCCGCGAGGCGAGGGCCTTTGGCGAGACGCGAGCGGCCAGGGGCGTCTGCATGGCGCAGAGTCTGGGGGCGGAGGAAACGGTGTGTCTGCTCTTGCGTCTTGGGAGAAAATGTgtgagaaagaagcagcggaaCCGCACAAAGAGGCGAGCGAAGCAGGCGCGCGGCACTGA